The following proteins are encoded in a genomic region of Pelodictyon phaeoclathratiforme BU-1:
- a CDS encoding NADH-quinone oxidoreductase subunit N: protein MFELPSGAEIQGIIASLKASVGFFIPEIYLSVLFMLLILVDLVAKGRKNNLLSITTLLGLAGSVVFIYQQDSLPAGELFFGMYVLDEFALFFKYFSVFSGMLAVIVTMADEQFEREVKSMGEYYALIVAMVIGMIMMASSADLLMIFLSMELVSFTAYILTGYFKRDARSSEAALKYLVYGAVSSGLMVYGFSLIYGLTAQTNLIKISAELATHGYDPLLMILATLLILAGFGYKIGAVPFHFWTPDVYEGAPTPITAYLSVASKAAGFALLMRFFYVAVPHGGLPYEDILGFDWLSLLLILSVASMIYGNVVALWQKNVKRLLAYSSIAHAGYLLLGVILINKIGTQATLVYLLSYFLMNFGAFYVVILISNKTGSENLDDYRGLGKRMPLAGAALTVFLISLVGLPPTVGFYGKFMIFLALLDKGSLYIWIALIGIMTSVISLYYYMLIPLNMFLRESKQPDDRNMNPGMTAQILMAFLMFLTIFFGLFFTPLSDFAMHSSSMFGITFPVK, encoded by the coding sequence ATGTTCGAGCTGCCATCAGGTGCTGAAATTCAAGGTATAATTGCGAGTCTGAAAGCAAGCGTTGGATTTTTTATACCTGAAATTTATCTGTCCGTGCTTTTTATGCTCTTGATCCTGGTTGATCTCGTTGCAAAAGGGCGCAAAAACAATCTGCTCTCCATAACAACCCTTCTCGGGCTTGCGGGCAGCGTCGTCTTCATTTACCAGCAGGATAGCCTGCCAGCGGGAGAGCTTTTTTTCGGGATGTATGTCCTTGATGAGTTTGCTCTCTTTTTTAAATACTTTTCCGTCTTCTCGGGTATGCTTGCCGTTATCGTTACGATGGCTGACGAGCAGTTCGAGCGGGAGGTGAAAAGTATGGGTGAGTATTATGCGCTCATCGTAGCTATGGTAATCGGTATGATCATGATGGCCTCTTCTGCTGATCTGCTGATGATCTTCCTTTCGATGGAGCTGGTGAGTTTCACCGCATACATTCTTACCGGCTATTTCAAACGCGACGCCCGTTCATCGGAAGCTGCCCTGAAATATCTTGTGTATGGCGCAGTCTCATCAGGCCTCATGGTCTACGGTTTTTCACTCATCTACGGTCTTACTGCCCAGACTAATCTCATCAAGATCAGCGCCGAGCTCGCCACACATGGCTACGATCCGCTCCTGATGATTCTGGCTACGCTCCTGATTCTGGCTGGATTTGGCTATAAGATTGGTGCCGTACCGTTCCATTTCTGGACGCCCGACGTCTATGAAGGAGCCCCGACTCCCATTACCGCTTATCTTTCCGTTGCCTCAAAGGCAGCAGGGTTTGCCCTGCTTATGCGCTTTTTCTATGTCGCTGTGCCCCATGGTGGTCTTCCCTACGAAGATATTCTCGGTTTCGACTGGCTCTCGCTGCTCCTGATCCTCTCTGTTGCATCAATGATTTATGGCAACGTCGTGGCTCTCTGGCAGAAAAATGTCAAACGCTTGCTCGCATACTCTTCCATTGCTCATGCGGGTTATCTGCTCCTCGGTGTCATTCTTATAAACAAGATTGGTACCCAGGCGACCCTTGTCTATCTGCTCTCTTATTTCCTCATGAATTTCGGAGCATTCTATGTCGTGATTCTTATCTCGAACAAAACCGGCAGTGAAAACCTTGACGATTATCGTGGCCTTGGCAAAAGAATGCCGCTTGCAGGCGCTGCATTGACCGTCTTTTTGATCTCTCTTGTCGGCCTTCCCCCGACGGTGGGCTTTTATGGCAAGTTTATGATCTTCCTTGCACTGCTCGACAAAGGTTCCCTCTACATCTGGATTGCCCTTATCGGTATCATGACCAGTGTGATATCGCTCTACTACTACATGCTGATTCCTCTCAACATGTTCCTTCGTGAATCAAAACAGCCTGACGACAGGAATATGAACCCCGGGATGACCGCTCAAATTTTGATGGCCTTCCTGATGTTTCTGACCATCTTTTTCGGTCTCTTTTTCACACCGCTCTCTGATTTTGCCATGCATTCATCCTCCATGTTTGGCATTACCTTTCCAGTGAAGTGA
- a CDS encoding hydrogenase small subunit, whose product MQSNQTFADVFRARGVSRRDFLKFCSLTSVYLGLSPSLLPTIVEAMEKKPRTPVIWLHGLECTCCSESFIRSSHPSIEDILFNMISLDYDDVLSAAAGHQLEDQRRRIMKEYKGKYILAVEGNASTKDDGVYCMVGGDSFLNTLKETAADAAAIVAWGACASFGCVQNADPNPTGAAPVSDIIKDKPIIKVPGCPPISEVMTGVITHFHTFGTLPELDRFGRPKAFYNTRIHDKCYRRAFFDAGMFVSSFDDEATRKGWCLYKMGCKGPTTYNSCSKIQWNGGTSFPIGSGHPCIGCSEPNFWDRGPFYQRLADVPFLGTDSNADKIGIIAVGAAAAGAAAHAAVTAVKKAKSEKHDHQDKA is encoded by the coding sequence ATGCAAAGTAATCAGACCTTTGCCGATGTATTCAGAGCGAGGGGGGTAAGCCGCAGAGACTTTCTGAAGTTCTGCTCCCTTACATCAGTCTATCTTGGTCTTTCACCGTCTCTGCTGCCCACTATTGTCGAGGCAATGGAGAAGAAACCAAGGACTCCGGTAATCTGGCTTCACGGCCTTGAATGCACCTGCTGTTCCGAGTCTTTTATCCGATCATCCCACCCCTCTATTGAAGACATACTCTTCAACATGATCTCCCTTGATTATGATGATGTTCTCAGCGCTGCTGCAGGTCATCAGCTTGAGGATCAGCGCCGCAGGATCATGAAAGAGTACAAGGGAAAATACATCCTCGCTGTTGAAGGAAACGCCTCCACAAAAGATGATGGCGTTTATTGCATGGTAGGCGGCGATTCTTTTCTGAATACTCTGAAAGAGACTGCCGCCGATGCAGCAGCAATCGTTGCGTGGGGTGCCTGTGCTTCATTTGGTTGTGTGCAGAATGCTGATCCCAACCCAACAGGAGCCGCTCCGGTTTCCGATATCATCAAAGACAAGCCCATTATCAAGGTACCAGGCTGTCCACCGATATCAGAGGTGATGACCGGTGTTATTACCCATTTCCATACCTTTGGCACCTTACCTGAACTTGACCGTTTTGGTCGTCCAAAAGCTTTTTATAACACGAGGATTCACGATAAATGCTATCGGCGTGCTTTTTTTGATGCAGGCATGTTTGTTTCAAGCTTTGATGATGAAGCGACAAGAAAAGGGTGGTGCCTCTACAAGATGGGTTGCAAAGGTCCAACCACCTATAATTCCTGTTCCAAGATACAGTGGAACGGGGGCACAAGCTTTCCGATCGGTTCCGGTCACCCTTGTATTGGCTGCTCTGAGCCGAATTTCTGGGACAGAGGTCCATTCTACCAGAGACTTGCCGATGTCCCGTTCCTTGGCACTGACAGCAATGCCGACAAAATTGGTATTATTGCCGTTGGTGCCGCCGCTGCGGGCGCTGCCGCACATGCTGCAGTGACCGCTGTAAAGAAGGCAAAATCAGAGAAGCATGATCATCAAGATAAAGCTTAA
- a CDS encoding complex I subunit 4 family protein, translating into MLSLIVFLPIIAGLVILAVPSSQKQIIRIVSLLAALAQGVLAVLIWRGYDPALPGITAGPGGSPLGSFQFVERVPWISLNLGGFGSLNIEYFLGIDGISVTMVILTALVSAIGILSSWTIQKQVKGYFILYNLLASAMMGCFVALDFFLFYVFWEVMLLPMYFLIGIWGGPNREYAAIKFFLYTLFGSVFMLLVMIGLYFSVIDPLTGNHTFSLVAMASQENYIKDAILGPDNVVWRYVAFIVLFIGFAIKVPMFPFHTWLPDAHVEAPTPISVILAGVLLKLGTYGMIRINFPLFPEVFQASMYVIGIFGAINIIYGAFCALAQKDLKKMVAYSSISHMGYVLLGLSAGNSEGMVGALYQMFNHGTITAMLFLLVGVIYDRAHTRQIEKFGGLASYMPVYAAIVTVAWFASLGLPGLSGFISEALVFVGAFSSETTRPIAIVSVLGIVFGAAYLLWSLQRMFLGKRRDDAAYDLEVGEDGHEHIHFHDWKGKLDLDGRELAMLVPLVVITIFLGIYPMPVLGMLTTSINKLVQVLSPVVMSQM; encoded by the coding sequence ATGCTGAGTTTAATTGTTTTTCTGCCTATTATTGCCGGTCTGGTAATACTTGCTGTGCCTTCATCGCAAAAGCAGATAATCAGAATTGTTTCATTGCTTGCGGCTCTTGCCCAGGGAGTGCTGGCGGTTCTGATCTGGAGAGGTTATGATCCTGCGCTACCCGGAATAACCGCTGGGCCAGGGGGAAGTCCGCTGGGCTCATTCCAGTTTGTTGAGAGGGTTCCGTGGATCAGTCTCAATCTTGGTGGTTTTGGTTCACTGAACATTGAGTATTTCCTTGGTATTGATGGAATATCGGTCACCATGGTGATTCTGACTGCCCTTGTCTCGGCAATTGGTATTCTTTCAAGCTGGACCATACAGAAACAGGTGAAGGGCTATTTTATCCTCTACAACCTGCTCGCCTCGGCTATGATGGGCTGTTTTGTAGCGCTTGACTTCTTCCTCTTTTACGTTTTCTGGGAGGTTATGCTTCTTCCGATGTACTTCCTTATTGGCATCTGGGGTGGTCCTAACCGTGAATATGCAGCGATCAAGTTTTTCCTCTATACGCTTTTTGGTTCGGTGTTCATGCTTCTTGTCATGATCGGACTCTATTTCAGTGTCATCGATCCGCTGACCGGAAACCATACCTTCAGCCTTGTTGCCATGGCAAGCCAGGAAAATTATATCAAGGATGCCATTCTCGGCCCCGATAATGTTGTGTGGCGTTATGTCGCCTTTATTGTTCTCTTTATCGGTTTTGCTATCAAGGTGCCTATGTTTCCATTCCATACATGGCTTCCTGATGCTCACGTTGAAGCGCCGACACCTATTTCGGTTATCCTTGCCGGTGTGCTTCTGAAGCTTGGTACCTATGGCATGATTCGTATCAACTTTCCGCTGTTTCCCGAGGTCTTTCAGGCCTCGATGTATGTCATAGGAATATTTGGTGCCATCAACATTATCTACGGCGCTTTCTGTGCACTGGCACAGAAGGATCTTAAAAAAATGGTTGCCTACTCTTCGATCAGTCACATGGGTTACGTGCTGCTCGGTCTTTCTGCCGGAAACAGCGAAGGTATGGTTGGTGCGCTTTATCAGATGTTTAATCATGGCACCATTACCGCCATGCTCTTCCTTCTGGTCGGTGTTATCTATGACCGGGCGCATACTCGCCAGATCGAAAAATTCGGCGGACTCGCTTCATACATGCCGGTCTATGCGGCCATTGTTACGGTTGCCTGGTTTGCCTCTCTTGGTCTTCCTGGTCTGAGTGGTTTTATCTCTGAAGCGTTGGTCTTTGTTGGCGCTTTCAGTTCTGAAACAACAAGGCCTATCGCCATTGTCTCGGTGCTCGGCATTGTTTTCGGTGCAGCTTACCTGCTCTGGTCTCTGCAAAGGATGTTCCTTGGCAAGAGAAGGGATGATGCGGCTTATGATCTTGAAGTTGGTGAAGATGGTCATGAGCATATCCATTTTCATGACTGGAAGGGAAAGCTTGATCTTGACGGACGTGAGCTTGCCATGCTTGTCCCGCTCGTTGTGATTACTATTTTCCTTGGTATCTATCCGATGCCTGTGCTCGGTATGCTGACGACGAGCATTAACAAGTTGGTTCAAGTGCTTTCACCCGTGGTGATGTCACAGATGTGA